The genomic segment ACTATTATTATTTTCTAAATCTAATTTTTCTAATATTGATCTCGCCGCATTTTCCATTAATATATTTTCAGGTATTTTATAATCATTAATTAATATATCATCTATTTGTTTAGATTCTTTATTATTTGTTATATTTATCATAATTTTTCACCTAATTCCAATAAATATTTTCGTATTTCATCTTTTAAATCTTTATGTCTTAATCCAAATTCAACTGTAGCTTTAAATATACCCATTTTATCTCCAGCATCATATCTTATTGCATCAAATTCATATGCATATAATTTATGATTATCTTTTAACATATTTAATATAGCATCAGTTAATTGTATTTCTCCATTCTTACCTGCTTTTATATCTCGTAAATAATCAAATATTTCAGGCTCTAAGATATATCTTCCTAATGCTGCATATTGACTTGGGGCTTCATCTATATCAGGTTTTTCAATAAAATTTTTAACATTTACTGTTTTATCATCTACTTTATTATCAATATCAATAATACCATATTTTGAAACATGATTTTTTGGAACTTTTTGAACTCCTAATATATTACCAGGTCCTATTTCATAATATTTATCAATTAATTGTTTGCATACTGGTTTACCT from the Oceanivirga salmonicida genome contains:
- the galU gene encoding UTP--glucose-1-phosphate uridylyltransferase GalU, with amino-acid sequence MKKIRKAIIPAAGLGTRVLPASKAQPKEMIPILDKPALQYLIEELTESGIREILIITGRNKNSIENHFDSSYELESMLEERKKFDLLNDVIKISNMANIYYVRQKKPLGLGHAISKAESFVANEPFLVLLGDDIMYTEGKPVCKQLIDKYYEIGPGNILGVQKVPKNHVSKYGIIDIDNKVDDKTVNVKNFIEKPDIDEAPSQYAALGRYILEPEIFDYLRDIKAGKNGEIQLTDAILNMLKDNHKLYAYEFDAIRYDAGDKMGIFKATVEFGLRHKDLKDEIRKYLLELGEKL